A single region of the Candidatus Thermoplasmatota archaeon genome encodes:
- a CDS encoding PrsW family glutamic-type intramembrane protease yields AYGVNLARSRIRRSVDGAVYGAACGLGFGATENLAYQLQALVEGGTFGWLLTVLARSLSSILVHPAATGVTGYGMARARLGGRGAWAVLPYYAFAVVLHALFNYIAAFLAPFAVGEVVLSLNFLFAVLLAVGAFRVLRGAIARA; encoded by the coding sequence GGCCTACGGCGTGAACCTCGCCCGCTCGCGCATCCGCCGCAGCGTCGACGGCGCCGTGTATGGGGCGGCCTGCGGCCTTGGCTTTGGCGCCACCGAGAATCTCGCGTACCAGCTGCAGGCGCTCGTCGAAGGCGGAACGTTCGGTTGGCTGCTCACCGTGCTCGCTCGCAGCCTCTCCTCGATCCTCGTCCACCCGGCCGCCACCGGCGTCACGGGCTATGGCATGGCCCGCGCGCGCCTGGGCGGCCGCGGCGCGTGGGCCGTGCTGCCGTACTACGCCTTCGCCGTCGTCCTCCACGCGCTCTTCAACTACATCGCAGCGTTCCTTGCGCCCTTTGCCGTGGGCGAGGTCGTCCTGAGCCTCAACTTCCTCTTCGCGGTGCTGCTTGCCGTCGGCGCGTTCCGCGTGCTGCGCGGGGCGATCGCGCGCGCGTGA